In Halostella litorea, a single window of DNA contains:
- a CDS encoding HesB/IscA family protein, with translation MSTDAAGSGETRPEITVTEQAAEQALELLEGEDLDVTEAGLRLFVQQGGCAGLSYGMRFDDEADEDDTIYEHHGLQVFVDPASMNYIEGSVLDYETGLQGEGFHVENPNVVSECGCGESFRT, from the coding sequence ATGAGTACGGACGCCGCGGGGAGCGGGGAGACGCGCCCCGAGATCACCGTGACCGAACAGGCGGCCGAGCAGGCCCTGGAGCTGCTGGAGGGCGAGGACCTCGACGTCACCGAGGCCGGGCTGCGGCTGTTCGTCCAGCAGGGCGGCTGCGCCGGCCTCTCCTACGGGATGCGCTTCGACGACGAGGCCGACGAGGACGACACCATCTACGAACACCACGGGCTGCAGGTGTTCGTCGACCCCGCCAGCATGAACTACATCGAGGGGAGCGTCCTCGACTACGAGACGGGACTGCAGGGCGAGGGGTTCCACGTCGAGAACCCGAATGTCGTCAGTGAATGCGGCTGCGGCGAGTCGTTCCGGACGTAG
- a CDS encoding dodecin, with protein sequence MVFKKITLIGTSSESFDAAADDAIDRAEATLNNVHWIEVDELGVEVASAEDREYQAEVTVAFQLED encoded by the coding sequence ATGGTGTTCAAGAAGATCACGCTGATCGGGACGAGCTCGGAGAGCTTCGACGCGGCGGCCGACGACGCGATAGACCGCGCGGAGGCGACGCTGAACAACGTACACTGGATCGAGGTCGACGAACTGGGCGTCGAAGTCGCGAGCGCCGAGGACCGGGAGTATCAGGCGGAAGTCACGGTCGCGTTCCAGCTGGAGGACTAG
- a CDS encoding phosphatase PAP2 family protein, whose amino-acid sequence MGLVDVVLQLAVMVSLLLTVASVVFVGPRRVWRAARDFRWRLNEVAPYLTVLLLVLGIRKLTMDYTGELSWALDWNITEIIYSLEGTLVADIQSIRTPLLTDYFVFIYLYGYVFLLLFPIVAYFAREEMTAMKELLVAYGFNYGVGLVCYILFIAYGPRNLIPDIVNSLLYVTYPQSQLLTGEVNHNTNVFPSLHASLSATAFLLAWRTRDEYLTWVPISGILAVSVSLSTMYLGIHWGTDVVAGLVLAAGSIYVAEYVVSRDMLADWGPFGREWKLGGLRDRIRGR is encoded by the coding sequence ATGGGTCTGGTCGACGTGGTACTGCAGCTCGCGGTGATGGTGTCGTTGCTCCTCACCGTGGCGTCCGTCGTGTTCGTCGGCCCCCGCCGCGTGTGGCGCGCCGCTCGGGACTTCCGGTGGCGGCTCAACGAGGTCGCGCCGTATCTCACGGTTTTGCTGCTCGTCCTCGGGATCCGGAAGCTGACGATGGACTACACCGGGGAGCTCTCGTGGGCGCTCGACTGGAACATCACCGAGATCATCTACAGCCTCGAGGGGACGCTCGTCGCCGACATCCAGTCGATCCGGACGCCGCTGCTCACGGACTACTTCGTGTTCATCTACCTGTACGGCTACGTGTTCCTGCTTCTGTTCCCAATCGTCGCCTACTTCGCCCGCGAGGAGATGACCGCGATGAAGGAACTGCTGGTCGCGTACGGGTTCAACTACGGCGTCGGCCTGGTCTGTTACATCCTCTTTATCGCGTACGGCCCCCGGAACCTCATCCCGGACATCGTCAACTCCCTGCTGTACGTCACTTATCCGCAGTCCCAGTTGCTCACCGGCGAGGTCAACCACAACACGAACGTCTTCCCGTCGCTACACGCCTCGCTGTCGGCCACCGCCTTCCTGCTCGCCTGGCGGACCCGCGACGAGTATCTCACCTGGGTCCCGATATCGGGGATCCTCGCGGTCAGCGTCTCGCTGTCGACGATGTATCTCGGCATCCACTGGGGGACCGACGTCGTCGCGGGGCTCGTGCTCGCCGCGGGCAGCATCTACGTCGCCGAGTACGTCGTCTCCCGTGACATGCTCGCCGACTGGGGCCCGTTCGGCCGCGAGTGGAAACTCGGGGGGCTCCGGGACCGGATCCGTGGGCGCTGA
- a CDS encoding ABC transporter substrate-binding protein — MKKCGASLGRRQLLAGLGTAAATGAAGCVTELWASSTRNAPEQVSVTVKSLPADQDAAGIEIARQYAERLQSIGIDASIEPKAESELLTDVLLDRNFDIFVTRHPGVRHPDELYSLLHSVFVQEQGWQNPFGITNVTLDEDLSRQRSADGRTREMAIADALRTAVSVQPFSVIGYPEFLGAADGDLVRKWRVPTLQRSLDYLRLGPDVEGASRDRIRVATRNGAVTANRNPLAVEQHHNDRVLGLIYDRLARLIDGEPAPWLAESWRWVGSEGDETPTAVVTLREDLSWHDDEPLTATDVAFTYRFLSDTSMGNANDTVPAPRYRDASTLISRVSAVSDRECRVEFNECSREVAATAFAVPLFPQHIWSEQTNLIQEYLTRALVWENREAVGSGPLAFDNASQGQGLTLTRNDDHFLLDGRDLESPVAEFQGSPAYETLEFTVVPSGAAAIELIEDGEQDVVGSSLDANDAPRANRSDSVRLLIGDPQEFYIIGFNTRSAPLSNPRFRRVLGRLVDREAVAEDIFDGYASPANAPLVGTDYVPDDLQWSGTSAVGEFPGEGGEVDVDEAKQLFRDAGYRFSGQGELLIQNQN, encoded by the coding sequence ATGAAGAAGTGCGGAGCGAGCCTCGGCCGTCGCCAGTTGCTCGCAGGCCTCGGCACAGCGGCCGCGACGGGCGCTGCGGGCTGCGTGACGGAACTGTGGGCGAGTTCGACGCGGAACGCTCCGGAACAGGTCTCCGTGACCGTCAAGTCTCTCCCCGCCGATCAGGACGCCGCCGGGATCGAGATCGCACGCCAGTACGCCGAACGGCTGCAGTCGATCGGCATCGACGCGTCTATCGAGCCGAAAGCCGAGAGCGAACTGCTGACCGACGTGCTCCTCGACCGGAACTTCGACATCTTCGTCACGCGCCATCCCGGCGTGCGACATCCGGACGAACTGTACTCGCTGTTGCACTCGGTGTTCGTCCAGGAGCAGGGGTGGCAGAACCCCTTCGGCATCACCAACGTCACGCTGGACGAGGACCTGAGCCGCCAGCGGTCGGCCGACGGGCGGACGCGGGAGATGGCGATCGCCGACGCCTTGCGCACGGCGGTCTCCGTCCAGCCGTTCTCGGTCATCGGCTACCCGGAGTTTCTCGGGGCCGCCGACGGCGACCTCGTCCGTAAGTGGCGCGTCCCGACCCTCCAGCGGTCGCTCGACTACCTCCGTCTCGGCCCGGACGTCGAGGGGGCGTCCCGCGACCGGATCCGGGTCGCGACGCGCAACGGCGCGGTCACCGCCAACCGGAACCCGCTGGCGGTGGAGCAACACCACAACGACAGGGTCCTCGGCCTCATCTACGACCGGCTGGCACGGCTGATAGACGGCGAGCCGGCGCCCTGGCTCGCGGAGTCCTGGCGCTGGGTCGGCTCCGAAGGCGACGAGACACCGACGGCCGTCGTCACGCTCCGGGAGGACCTCTCGTGGCACGACGACGAGCCCCTCACCGCCACCGACGTCGCGTTCACCTACCGGTTCCTCTCGGACACGTCGATGGGCAACGCGAACGACACGGTCCCCGCCCCGCGGTACCGCGACGCCTCGACGCTCATCTCTCGGGTTTCGGCCGTCTCCGACCGCGAGTGCCGGGTGGAGTTCAACGAGTGTAGCCGGGAAGTCGCGGCGACGGCGTTCGCGGTCCCCCTCTTCCCCCAGCACATCTGGTCCGAGCAGACGAACCTGATCCAGGAGTACCTCACCCGGGCGCTCGTCTGGGAGAACCGGGAGGCCGTGGGAAGCGGACCGCTCGCGTTCGACAACGCGAGTCAGGGCCAGGGGCTCACGCTGACGCGCAACGACGACCACTTCCTCCTCGACGGCCGGGACCTGGAGTCGCCGGTCGCCGAGTTCCAGGGCTCCCCGGCGTACGAGACGCTCGAGTTCACCGTCGTCCCCTCCGGCGCGGCGGCGATAGAGCTCATCGAGGACGGGGAGCAGGACGTCGTCGGCTCGTCGCTGGACGCCAACGACGCCCCGCGGGCCAACCGCTCGGACTCGGTCCGGCTGCTGATCGGCGATCCACAGGAGTTCTACATCATCGGATTCAACACGCGTTCGGCACCGCTCTCGAACCCCCGTTTCCGTCGGGTGCTCGGCCGGCTCGTCGACAGGGAGGCGGTCGCGGAGGACATCTTCGACGGCTACGCGTCCCCGGCGAACGCCCCGCTGGTCGGGACCGACTACGTCCCCGACGACCTCCAGTGGTCCGGGACGAGCGCGGTCGGCGAGTTCCCCGGCGAGGGCGGCGAGGTCGACGTCGACGAAGCGAAACAGCTGTTCCGCGACGCCGGCTACCGGTTCAGCGGGCAGGGTGAGCTTCTCATCCAGAACCAGAACTGA
- a CDS encoding DUF2238 domain-containing protein, with protein MRIRDYFGITQERQDQISYAMEIGLVVLFFLGMERGSVGVMVNCAVGLLVLQIPPLLQRDYGVPMDPALTLWITSAAFLHALGTVGIPGTGATFYRTIGWWDHMTHALSSSLVAGAGYATVRAIEEHSDDIHLPNRFMFVFILMFVMAFGVFWEVVEFVIAEVAAATGAPRVLTQYSLEDTMKDLLFNLGGAVVVAIWGTAHLTDVVGAIETRLETRSETD; from the coding sequence ATGAGGATCCGCGACTACTTCGGGATCACTCAGGAGCGACAGGACCAGATCTCCTACGCCATGGAGATCGGCCTCGTCGTCCTCTTTTTCCTCGGGATGGAACGCGGCAGCGTCGGCGTCATGGTCAACTGCGCCGTCGGGCTGCTCGTGCTCCAGATCCCGCCGCTGCTCCAGCGGGACTACGGCGTGCCGATGGACCCGGCGCTGACGCTGTGGATCACCAGCGCCGCGTTCCTCCACGCGCTCGGCACGGTCGGGATCCCGGGCACCGGCGCAACGTTCTACCGGACGATCGGCTGGTGGGACCACATGACCCACGCGCTCTCGTCGTCGCTGGTCGCCGGGGCCGGCTACGCGACGGTGCGGGCCATCGAGGAGCACAGCGACGACATCCACCTCCCGAACCGGTTCATGTTCGTGTTCATCCTCATGTTCGTGATGGCGTTCGGCGTGTTCTGGGAGGTCGTCGAGTTCGTCATCGCCGAGGTGGCCGCCGCGACCGGCGCGCCCCGGGTGCTCACCCAGTACAGCCTGGAGGACACGATGAAGGACCTCCTGTTCAACCTCGGCGGCGCGGTCGTCGTCGCTATCTGGGGCACCGCCCACCTGACCGATGTGGTCGGGGCGATCGAAACCCGGCTCGAGACGCGGTCCGAGACCGACTGA
- a CDS encoding metal-dependent hydrolase: MMVGHALFAFALVAGGLAAAGQRRERALSVGLVAAGFAAVPDVDMAYALVGLLDASGGPLAAAESFWSASTVVHRSVTHSLVVAVPAAAAFGLWTHRSRALQFVGTALAVALAAAALAVTGPLAAAVMAAFLAAGGLVARLADEYGGLGPRVVFAAALVGLWSHPWGDLLTGEPPRLLYPLSDAVVPRVALSADPTLHLLGAFALELAALWLAAAVFFRLTERSVPAAVDRRAAVGGLYGAAVVAMDPPTLSVSYHFVFTILAAGLLVAAPVRRPRLAGLRRRTWTWSADDVLGRALTALAALTAALLAYAVAYLAVA; encoded by the coding sequence ATGATGGTCGGCCACGCGCTGTTCGCGTTCGCGCTCGTCGCCGGCGGGCTCGCCGCCGCCGGCCAGCGCCGCGAACGAGCGCTGTCGGTCGGCCTCGTCGCCGCCGGCTTCGCCGCCGTCCCGGACGTGGACATGGCCTACGCGCTCGTCGGCCTGCTCGACGCGTCCGGCGGCCCGCTCGCCGCCGCGGAGTCGTTCTGGTCGGCCAGCACGGTCGTCCACCGCTCGGTGACGCACTCGCTCGTCGTCGCCGTCCCGGCGGCCGCCGCGTTCGGCCTCTGGACGCACCGCTCGCGGGCGCTCCAGTTCGTCGGCACCGCGCTCGCGGTGGCGCTGGCCGCCGCCGCGCTCGCGGTCACGGGACCGCTCGCTGCGGCGGTGATGGCGGCCTTTCTCGCGGCCGGCGGGCTGGTCGCCCGGCTGGCCGACGAGTACGGCGGGCTGGGGCCACGGGTCGTGTTCGCCGCCGCGCTGGTCGGGCTCTGGTCGCACCCGTGGGGCGACCTCCTGACCGGCGAGCCGCCGCGCCTGCTGTACCCGCTCTCGGACGCCGTCGTCCCGCGGGTCGCGCTGTCGGCCGACCCGACGCTCCACCTGCTCGGCGCGTTCGCGCTCGAACTCGCGGCGCTGTGGCTCGCGGCCGCCGTGTTCTTCCGGCTGACCGAGCGGTCGGTCCCCGCCGCCGTCGACCGCCGGGCGGCGGTCGGCGGGCTGTACGGCGCGGCCGTCGTCGCGATGGACCCGCCGACGCTGTCCGTGTCGTACCACTTCGTGTTCACCATCCTGGCGGCCGGGCTGCTCGTCGCCGCGCCGGTCCGGCGGCCGCGGCTCGCCGGGCTTCGCCGCCGGACCTGGACGTGGAGCGCCGACGACGTCCTCGGCCGGGCGCTGACTGCACTGGCGGCGCTCACGGCAGCACTGCTTGCGTACGCCGTCGCCTACCTCGCCGTCGCGTAG
- a CDS encoding mechanosensitive ion channel domain-containing protein has protein sequence MIAQAGGDTGDVVRETFRAFVSTVTDALPRILAGLLFVLIAAVGIKVAMVVVRWFLDRTFAGEDPVYRQFLARIVAILLWFAVALAFLSVVGLGRIAAALGTASGFVALGVSYALSGMIADAVAGIYLLRDPDFMPGDTVTTGDKTGVVQAIELRKTRLRVDGNTLVRANGKIESEWTKLEGDDAPAGDEV, from the coding sequence ATGATCGCACAAGCGGGCGGCGACACCGGGGACGTCGTACGGGAGACGTTCAGGGCGTTCGTGTCGACGGTCACCGACGCGTTGCCGCGGATACTCGCTGGGCTGCTGTTCGTGCTGATCGCCGCGGTCGGGATCAAAGTCGCGATGGTCGTCGTTCGCTGGTTCTTAGACCGGACGTTCGCCGGCGAGGACCCGGTCTACCGGCAGTTCCTCGCACGGATCGTCGCGATCCTGCTGTGGTTCGCGGTCGCCCTCGCGTTCCTGTCGGTCGTCGGCCTGGGCCGCATCGCGGCGGCGCTCGGGACGGCGAGCGGGTTCGTCGCGCTCGGGGTCTCCTACGCGCTCTCGGGCATGATAGCCGACGCGGTCGCCGGCATCTACCTCCTGCGGGACCCCGACTTCATGCCCGGCGACACTGTCACGACCGGCGACAAGACGGGGGTCGTCCAGGCCATCGAACTCCGCAAGACCCGCCTGCGGGTCGACGGTAACACGCTCGTCCGCGCGAACGGGAAGATCGAGTCCGAGTGGACGAAACTGGAGGGCGACGACGCGCCGGCGGGCGACGAGGTGTAA
- a CDS encoding pyridoxal-phosphate-dependent aminotransferase family protein: MPRDSDDPPAVGELTPPDRTLMGPGPSDVHPRVLRAMSTPLVGHLDPSFIDVMNEVQELLRYTFRTDNQWTIPVSGTGSASMEAAIGNLVEPGDTMLVPTNGYFGGRMESMAERAGGDVVHVDAPWGEPLDPADVEAAFAEHQPDVFGFVHAETSTGVRQPDVPELTRIAHEHDAYVIADCVTSLGGVELRVDEWDVDVAYSGPQKCLSCPPGASPLTLNDRAMEKVLSREEPARSWYLDLSLLEGYWGDERAYHHTAPITNVYALREALRLVAEEGIEARWERHLETAGALKAGVEAMGLEMNAPDEYWLPSLNAVRVPDGVEDGDVIDALLDGYDLEIAGGLGDLSGEIFRIGCMGHSARPGNVALLMSALGDVLERQGADVDVDAGLSATSERLG; encoded by the coding sequence ATGCCACGCGACAGCGACGACCCGCCCGCAGTCGGGGAACTGACACCGCCGGACAGGACGCTGATGGGACCGGGGCCGAGCGACGTCCACCCCCGCGTGCTCCGCGCGATGAGCACGCCGCTGGTCGGCCACCTCGACCCCTCCTTCATCGACGTGATGAACGAGGTCCAGGAGCTGCTCCGGTACACGTTCCGCACGGACAACCAGTGGACGATCCCAGTCTCGGGGACCGGATCGGCGTCGATGGAGGCGGCCATCGGCAACCTCGTCGAGCCGGGCGACACGATGCTGGTCCCGACGAACGGCTACTTCGGCGGTCGGATGGAGAGCATGGCCGAACGCGCGGGCGGCGACGTGGTCCACGTCGACGCGCCGTGGGGCGAACCGCTCGACCCGGCCGACGTGGAGGCGGCGTTCGCCGAGCACCAGCCGGACGTGTTCGGTTTCGTCCACGCGGAGACGAGTACGGGGGTCCGCCAGCCCGACGTGCCGGAACTGACGCGGATCGCCCACGAGCACGACGCGTACGTGATCGCCGACTGCGTCACGTCGCTGGGCGGCGTGGAACTGCGCGTCGACGAGTGGGACGTCGACGTGGCCTACTCCGGGCCGCAGAAGTGCCTCTCCTGCCCGCCGGGCGCGAGCCCGCTGACCCTGAACGACCGGGCGATGGAGAAGGTGCTCTCCCGCGAGGAGCCGGCCCGGTCGTGGTACCTCGACCTCTCGCTGCTGGAGGGGTACTGGGGCGACGAGCGCGCGTACCACCACACCGCGCCGATCACGAACGTGTACGCCCTCCGGGAGGCGCTGCGGCTGGTCGCCGAGGAGGGCATCGAGGCCCGCTGGGAGCGCCACCTGGAGACGGCGGGGGCGCTCAAGGCCGGCGTCGAGGCGATGGGCCTGGAGATGAACGCGCCCGACGAGTACTGGCTCCCGAGCCTCAACGCGGTCCGGGTGCCCGACGGCGTCGAGGACGGCGATGTGATCGACGCGCTGCTCGACGGCTACGACCTAGAGATCGCCGGCGGGCTGGGCGACCTGTCCGGCGAGATATTCCGGATCGGCTGCATGGGCCACTCCGCGCGGCCGGGCAACGTCGCATTGCTCATGAGCGCGCTGGGCGACGTGCTGGAGCGACAGGGGGCCGACGTCGACGTGGACGCCGGGCTGTCGGCGACGAGCGAACGGCTGGGCTGA
- a CDS encoding DUF7116 family protein — protein MGPVTTQLDEQARTIFTDLGYTVTDDGEEFRAERDWKSVHVTVTEDPAETPDSGNYRCFVTSEEQAPTLRDRLQRADPEYEWAIISVEDDDYEVVRAPPCRGTAV, from the coding sequence ATGGGACCTGTTACCACGCAGCTGGACGAACAGGCCAGGACGATCTTCACCGACCTCGGCTACACCGTCACGGACGACGGCGAGGAGTTCCGAGCCGAGCGCGACTGGAAGTCCGTTCACGTGACAGTGACCGAGGACCCGGCCGAGACGCCCGACTCCGGGAACTATCGCTGTTTCGTAACCTCCGAGGAACAGGCCCCGACCCTTCGCGACCGGCTCCAGCGAGCCGACCCCGAGTACGAGTGGGCGATCATCTCCGTCGAGGACGACGACTACGAGGTCGTCCGCGCGCCGCCCTGCCGCGGCACCGCGGTCTGA
- a CDS encoding DUF5816 domain-containing protein, giving the protein MEERTTGEGETVYVDRSDGDRGSDGPFFVAYLTPDRERKYGWFCSNCETFDNAMDAMGRIECNACGNFRKPTEWDAAHE; this is encoded by the coding sequence ATGGAGGAGCGAACGACGGGCGAGGGCGAGACGGTGTACGTCGACCGGAGCGACGGCGACCGCGGGTCGGACGGCCCCTTCTTCGTCGCCTACCTGACGCCCGACCGGGAGCGGAAGTACGGCTGGTTCTGCTCGAACTGCGAGACGTTCGACAACGCGATGGACGCGATGGGCCGGATCGAGTGCAACGCCTGTGGCAACTTCCGGAAGCCGACCGAGTGGGACGCCGCCCACGAGTGA
- a CDS encoding universal stress protein, with product MTRIVVPVRYPLSKHSKRTLSEALSIAADREGELTVLHVNLYQNGKTVTRSALKRAVEGEFGDLSNVRYAVRTGFLVEESILEEVAAEDADVVVIGHKQVGRWRRVLRRILDEPDIERYLKQRLSCQIVTVGLD from the coding sequence ATGACCCGCATCGTCGTCCCCGTTCGGTACCCCCTCTCGAAACACTCGAAACGGACGCTGTCGGAGGCGCTGTCCATCGCCGCGGACCGCGAGGGCGAACTCACGGTGCTCCACGTGAACCTCTACCAGAACGGGAAGACGGTGACGCGCTCGGCGCTGAAACGCGCCGTCGAGGGGGAGTTCGGCGACCTCTCGAACGTCCGGTACGCCGTCCGGACCGGGTTCCTCGTCGAGGAGTCGATCCTGGAGGAGGTCGCCGCCGAGGACGCGGACGTGGTCGTGATCGGCCACAAGCAGGTCGGCCGGTGGCGGCGGGTGCTCCGGCGCATCCTCGACGAACCGGACATCGAGCGCTACCTCAAGCAGCGGCTCTCCTGCCAGATCGTCACGGTGGGGCTGGACTGA
- a CDS encoding mechanosensitive ion channel family protein yields MWIGRTAVTAVGQSTVSEWLSATRRTWSSAVTAVPDPVVALVILAVGWYVSQLVVRLVGRSVARRFRRPSVTRTVLRGVRFVVLLAAAALAGIQVGLRAGDVLISVTVLSAVIGITLAPIASSIISGLFVLADQPYEIGDMIELADRGQRGYVEDITLRYTKMVTLDNTFLVIPNSTIRERDIVNHSAEDERTRLSLSVQVTYESDVEAARTLMERAARDVDSVVGGGPSIRIGAARYPAAPTCYVDDYADDGVVLTLRYWAKQPYKLLTVRSAVNERLRAAFAGTDDVTIAYPHQHLVFDETSGTASVNVDGGPGGVGAGDDRA; encoded by the coding sequence ATGTGGATCGGCCGGACCGCGGTGACAGCCGTCGGACAGTCGACGGTGTCGGAGTGGCTGTCCGCGACCCGGCGGACGTGGTCGTCGGCCGTGACCGCGGTCCCCGACCCGGTCGTTGCGCTCGTCATCCTCGCAGTCGGCTGGTACGTCTCACAGTTGGTCGTGCGCCTGGTCGGCCGGAGCGTCGCCCGGCGGTTCCGCCGCCCGAGCGTCACGCGGACCGTCCTCCGGGGCGTGCGGTTCGTCGTGTTGCTCGCGGCGGCCGCGCTGGCGGGGATCCAGGTCGGCCTCCGGGCCGGCGACGTGCTCATCTCCGTCACCGTCCTCTCGGCGGTGATCGGCATCACGCTCGCGCCCATCGCGAGCAGCATCATCAGCGGGCTGTTCGTCCTCGCGGACCAGCCCTACGAGATCGGCGACATGATCGAACTGGCCGACCGCGGCCAGCGCGGCTACGTCGAGGACATCACGCTGCGGTACACGAAGATGGTGACGCTGGACAACACGTTCCTCGTCATCCCGAACTCCACGATCCGCGAACGCGACATCGTGAACCACTCGGCGGAGGACGAGCGGACCCGCCTGTCGCTGTCGGTGCAGGTGACCTACGAGAGCGACGTGGAGGCGGCCCGGACCCTGATGGAGCGGGCCGCCAGGGACGTCGACTCGGTCGTCGGGGGCGGCCCCTCCATTCGCATCGGGGCGGCGCGGTACCCGGCCGCGCCGACGTGCTACGTCGACGACTACGCGGACGACGGCGTGGTGCTGACCCTGCGCTACTGGGCGAAGCAGCCGTACAAGCTGCTGACGGTGCGCTCGGCGGTGAACGAGCGCCTGCGGGCGGCGTTCGCGGGGACCGACGACGTGACGATCGCTTACCCCCACCAGCACCTCGTGTTCGACGAGACGAGCGGCACCGCGAGCGTGAACGTGGACGGCGGTCCCGGGGGCGTGGGGGCCGGCGACGACCGCGCCTGA
- a CDS encoding proteasome assembly chaperone family protein: protein MVRDSDSAFRVAEPSSPSSTVVAGFSTFGLAGLTAVDYLADHLDLEARGHVTAEGVPTITPFEAGRPRHPTRFLSRDGVDATLLLSEQFVPLPLADELGRTLLDWMAGAGVEEVTVLAGVPVAHGPDDHRTFYVATDDYREHRLAESDVPPMGNGFLDGVNAALLERGMESDLRVGVLVTPVHAQAPDAEAALRLLETLGALYPIDFDTGPLREFADGLQQYYTELSERLDRSEPADRPEDRMYM from the coding sequence ATGGTTCGAGACAGCGACAGCGCGTTCCGGGTCGCCGAGCCGAGTTCGCCGTCGTCGACGGTGGTCGCCGGCTTCTCGACGTTCGGGCTCGCGGGGCTGACGGCCGTCGACTACCTCGCCGACCACCTCGACCTGGAGGCCCGCGGCCACGTCACCGCCGAGGGGGTGCCGACCATCACCCCGTTCGAGGCGGGCCGGCCGCGCCACCCGACGCGGTTCCTCTCGCGCGACGGCGTGGACGCGACCCTGCTCCTCTCCGAGCAGTTCGTCCCGCTCCCGCTGGCGGACGAACTGGGGCGCACCCTGCTCGACTGGATGGCCGGGGCGGGCGTCGAGGAGGTGACGGTGCTGGCGGGCGTGCCGGTCGCGCACGGCCCCGACGACCACCGGACGTTCTACGTCGCCACCGACGACTACCGCGAGCACCGCCTCGCCGAGTCGGACGTGCCGCCGATGGGGAACGGCTTCCTCGACGGCGTCAACGCGGCGCTGCTCGAACGCGGCATGGAGAGCGACCTCCGGGTCGGCGTCCTCGTCACGCCGGTCCACGCGCAGGCACCGGACGCCGAGGCGGCGCTGCGCCTGCTGGAGACGCTCGGCGCCCTGTACCCGATCGATTTCGACACCGGCCCGCTCCGGGAGTTCGCGGACGGCCTCCAGCAGTACTACACCGAACTCTCCGAGCGCCTCGACCGGTCCGAACCCGCCGACCGCCCGGAGGACAGGATGTACATGTAG
- the trmB gene encoding HTH-type sugar sensing transcriptional regulator TrmB, whose product MATDDLRSTMEQVGERFNLGEYEIDAYLAVLEHGQLTASEIAEKTEIPQPRVYDTVRSLSDRGLVELRESRPMKIIAVDPEDAYADVQSSLSGMVSELESRYQAPARETEAVSLVKSRSTILRYLSEVIDEAEYELALSMTPELLERFEDDLAAAREDGVSVELLLTPAAGAPDPEEFDYLRVATTARARRGITTPVIAVADGEYSIYATQDALRDDQDRYGVIFNRSALGFLVSGFFGTVLWTTAAKTLAADGEDRAFPRRYASIRRCVKHLIEAGGEFYATIQGRDVETGESRIVRGKVADIAFEASEEVAALTVETEDGRVDIGGQVAAFEDIEAYEIRIGRDEPPEYKP is encoded by the coding sequence ATGGCTACGGACGACCTCCGCTCGACGATGGAGCAGGTCGGGGAGCGGTTCAACCTCGGCGAGTACGAGATAGACGCCTACCTCGCGGTGCTGGAACACGGGCAGTTGACCGCAAGCGAGATAGCGGAGAAGACCGAGATCCCCCAGCCCCGCGTGTACGACACGGTGCGGAGCCTGAGCGACCGCGGGCTGGTCGAACTGCGGGAGTCCCGCCCGATGAAGATCATCGCGGTCGACCCCGAGGACGCGTACGCCGACGTGCAGTCCTCGCTGTCGGGGATGGTGTCGGAACTGGAGTCGCGGTACCAGGCCCCGGCCCGCGAGACCGAGGCGGTGTCGCTGGTGAAATCGCGCTCGACGATCCTCCGTTACCTCTCGGAGGTGATAGACGAGGCGGAGTACGAACTCGCGCTCTCGATGACGCCCGAACTGCTGGAGCGGTTCGAGGACGACCTGGCGGCGGCGCGCGAGGACGGCGTCAGCGTCGAGTTGCTCCTGACGCCCGCCGCCGGCGCGCCCGACCCCGAGGAGTTCGACTACCTGCGGGTCGCCACGACGGCCCGCGCCCGCCGCGGCATCACGACGCCGGTGATCGCCGTCGCGGACGGGGAGTACTCCATCTACGCCACGCAGGACGCGCTCCGGGACGACCAGGACCGCTACGGCGTCATCTTCAACCGCTCGGCGCTCGGCTTCCTGGTGTCCGGCTTCTTCGGCACCGTCCTCTGGACGACCGCCGCGAAGACGCTGGCCGCGGACGGCGAGGACCGGGCGTTCCCGCGGCGGTACGCCTCCATCCGGCGCTGCGTCAAACATCTCATCGAGGCCGGCGGCGAGTTCTACGCGACGATCCAGGGCCGGGACGTCGAGACCGGGGAGTCGCGGATCGTCCGCGGGAAGGTCGCCGACATCGCCTTCGAGGCCAGCGAGGAGGTCGCCGCGCTCACCGTCGAGACGGAGGACGGCCGGGTCGACATCGGCGGGCAGGTCGCGGCCTTCGAGGACATCGAGGCCTACGAGATCCGCATCGGCCGGGACGAGCCGCCGGAGTACAAGCCGTAG